The Stratiformator vulcanicus genome has a segment encoding these proteins:
- a CDS encoding flagellar hook-length control protein FliK, whose product MPAVSDPALPLSFLFADAAGGRKTAIDRTVDPPSDRIRFRDQLGSEIGSQRDRASRTSAEPASSRREESIADRSTTRSSKQSTESATPADRSERTGKAPGPNAERSQSLSETEPTQPAKSERVDETADSDPVEATEPIETSAASETDASQPIAESEPASIAPAELPDDEVFALLSNAGKESSESGTDNQAVTKAESPQADSGLRPPRGFAPQSHSQPLAETATANSEQQSLLVPPRGFADSSTKAISATDKPDASAQAAPAAPVIVAPLTNPNPNSNAGDKVTGQKSPADATALPLAPGSGDAASFSNGSPNGDASADSNSKENSRGDSSEQRSNQNATVNAVLSPNGQVTGTPPNVAITSEANIDAASRPVAATEPTSDDIGRRSDAPATALATADQPAPAKTVSPAQSRAAQAEALVERVADTIQRSSNDSRPIRIRLTPPELGALRVEVSRHEGGVAVRLDAESAVAARTLSENAAKIRDTLSQQGFTVDRIEIVRSEESGESRSGQRDGDRQQSDRGQDDRSYSHDEQRRDDSDPRNSGNSDEDNSSDSGETERETVATASEDGVRSKGPIAAGGDVDIEV is encoded by the coding sequence CGCCGACGCGGCGGGTGGTCGCAAAACGGCTATTGATCGGACAGTCGACCCGCCTTCTGATCGCATCCGATTTCGAGATCAACTCGGCAGCGAGATCGGATCGCAACGAGACCGCGCCTCAAGAACGTCAGCCGAACCTGCGTCCAGCCGTCGCGAAGAGTCGATCGCCGATCGCTCGACCACGCGATCTTCGAAGCAGTCGACGGAATCAGCGACTCCCGCCGATCGATCAGAGCGAACGGGCAAAGCACCCGGGCCGAACGCTGAGAGGTCACAAAGCCTTTCGGAAACGGAACCGACGCAACCCGCGAAGAGTGAGCGCGTCGACGAGACGGCGGATTCCGATCCGGTTGAAGCTACAGAGCCGATTGAAACATCGGCCGCATCGGAAACCGATGCCTCACAACCAATCGCTGAGAGCGAGCCAGCCTCGATCGCGCCGGCAGAACTTCCGGACGATGAGGTCTTCGCCCTGCTGTCGAACGCTGGAAAAGAGAGCAGCGAATCAGGGACGGACAATCAAGCGGTGACGAAAGCGGAATCCCCGCAAGCCGACTCAGGCCTGCGCCCCCCCCGCGGATTTGCGCCTCAGTCCCATTCACAGCCATTGGCCGAGACCGCAACGGCGAATTCTGAACAGCAGTCGTTGCTGGTGCCGCCGCGTGGTTTCGCTGATTCATCCACAAAGGCAATATCGGCAACCGACAAGCCTGACGCCTCCGCCCAAGCGGCACCGGCTGCTCCGGTTATCGTCGCACCGCTGACAAATCCAAATCCGAATTCGAATGCGGGCGACAAGGTAACAGGCCAGAAATCACCGGCCGACGCGACCGCCCTTCCCCTCGCACCGGGATCAGGCGACGCGGCATCATTTTCGAACGGTTCACCGAACGGTGATGCCTCAGCCGATTCGAATTCAAAAGAGAATTCCCGCGGCGACAGTAGCGAGCAGCGCTCCAATCAAAATGCGACAGTCAATGCCGTTTTGTCGCCGAACGGACAGGTGACGGGAACTCCGCCGAACGTGGCGATTACATCTGAAGCAAACATCGACGCTGCATCACGACCGGTCGCGGCAACGGAACCGACATCGGACGATATCGGACGTCGCAGCGATGCCCCGGCGACCGCACTCGCGACCGCAGACCAACCGGCGCCGGCAAAAACAGTGTCACCCGCTCAATCACGGGCCGCGCAAGCCGAAGCACTGGTCGAGCGCGTGGCCGATACGATTCAGCGATCATCGAACGATTCTCGTCCGATCCGCATCCGGCTGACGCCGCCGGAACTTGGAGCGTTGCGTGTCGAGGTCTCAAGGCATGAAGGCGGAGTGGCGGTCCGACTCGATGCGGAGTCCGCGGTTGCAGCGCGCACCTTAAGTGAGAACGCCGCAAAAATACGGGACACACTCAGCCAACAGGGTTTCACCGTCGATCGGATTGAAATCGTGCGAAGCGAAGAATCGGGCGAATCGCGCAGCGGTCAACGAGACGGCGATCGTCAGCAAAGCGATCGCGGACAGGATGACCGCTCGTACTCGCACGACGAACAGCGTCGCGACGATTCCGACCCTCGAAACTCCGGCAATTCGGACGAAGACAACAGCTCCGATAGCGGCGAGACAGAACGCGAAACGGTCGCGACGGCCTCCGAAGATGGCGTTCGGTCCAAAGGACCGATTGCGGCCGGGGGAGACGTTGATATCGAGGTATGA
- a CDS encoding flagellar hook capping FlgD N-terminal domain-containing protein, which translates to MSDAITSATNAVQVVDADKTGFNALTSEDFLELLIVQLQNQDPSEPVSNEELLGQISTMRQLQADLELTETLEAITSDQLLTSAASLIGKSVAGTDVSGAGLSGVVEKAFLTDGEAYVQVDSTPMKLADVLEVASAA; encoded by the coding sequence ATGTCGGACGCCATTACCAGCGCAACGAATGCGGTTCAGGTCGTTGACGCCGACAAGACTGGTTTTAATGCACTCACGTCCGAGGACTTCCTCGAACTATTGATTGTGCAATTGCAAAACCAAGACCCGAGCGAGCCGGTCAGCAACGAGGAACTGCTGGGGCAGATTTCCACGATGCGGCAGCTTCAAGCCGACCTCGAATTGACCGAGACGCTCGAGGCGATTACGTCCGACCAACTGCTGACCTCGGCCGCATCGCTGATTGGGAAATCGGTCGCCGGGACCGATGTGAGTGGGGCGGGATTGAGCGGCGTCGTCGAAAAGGCCTTTCTGACCGACGGCGAAGCCTATGTGCAAGTCGATTCCACGCCGATGAAACTCGCCGACGTACTCGAAGTCGCTTCCGCCGCATGA
- a CDS encoding flagellar hook-basal body complex protein has product MGLTSALNTALNGLTLNETSIDVLGNNIANAGTNGFKSSNVLFMTQLSRTLSVGSRPTTTNGGTNPRQIGLGATTSAIVKDFTQGSVTNSTSPSDLAIQGEGFFVLAGGEGNVYSRAGNFSLNSSNILVNPQGLRVQGYAVNDNFELITTTLDDIRIPLGELNVAQRTQNITLDGALLPTGIVGTQGSVYDSGTIQDSTGTLATTSLLSNIQDGGGTNLFTVGETLSFSSRKGGRTLEPVTLDVGAATTLAELMTVFEDGLGIHTGGTVGNVSDGAGGTVPPGVALDATGPSGTLQFVGNAGTVHEFDLATGDLTSNGASVPLSFTQAVEANGESTITDFVVYDSLGTEITVKMTAVLEQQNASSTVFRWYVDSDEDSRSDTAIANGTITFDSEGNVIDGGTSTFALQRDDTAAISPMQISANFANISGISSDTAGSTLSLDSQDGSDPGTLTNFVIDESGTVNGVFDNGIIRTLGQAVLARFSNPQGLVEAGSTNFREGVSSGPPQLVQPGEFGAGTIRSGAIELSNTDIGRNLVDLIVSSTNYRGNARVISSVQELVDELLVLGR; this is encoded by the coding sequence ATGGGTTTGACGTCGGCGCTCAATACCGCGCTCAACGGATTGACATTAAACGAGACGTCGATCGACGTCCTCGGTAACAATATTGCCAATGCGGGCACGAACGGCTTCAAGTCGTCCAACGTCCTGTTCATGACGCAGTTGTCCCGGACGCTCAGCGTCGGCTCGCGTCCGACCACGACCAACGGCGGAACCAACCCCCGTCAGATCGGTCTCGGGGCGACCACGTCGGCGATTGTGAAAGACTTCACGCAGGGCAGCGTGACCAATAGCACCAGCCCGTCCGACCTCGCGATTCAGGGCGAAGGTTTCTTCGTTCTGGCCGGGGGCGAAGGAAACGTATATTCCCGCGCCGGTAATTTTTCACTGAATAGTTCCAATATCCTTGTCAATCCGCAGGGGCTTCGAGTTCAAGGTTATGCGGTCAACGATAACTTTGAATTAATTACGACCACACTCGATGATATCCGGATTCCCCTCGGCGAGTTAAACGTCGCGCAGCGGACACAGAACATCACGCTCGACGGAGCATTGCTGCCGACCGGCATCGTCGGTACGCAAGGATCCGTTTATGACAGCGGCACGATCCAGGATTCGACCGGTACGCTGGCCACCACGAGCTTGCTTTCCAATATTCAGGACGGCGGCGGAACGAACCTGTTTACCGTCGGCGAGACGCTGTCGTTCTCGTCACGAAAGGGCGGGCGAACGCTCGAACCGGTCACGCTCGACGTCGGTGCCGCCACGACCCTCGCGGAGTTGATGACGGTGTTCGAGGACGGCCTCGGCATTCATACCGGCGGTACGGTTGGCAATGTCTCCGATGGCGCCGGCGGCACCGTTCCCCCGGGAGTCGCGCTCGATGCGACCGGGCCGTCCGGCACGTTGCAGTTCGTCGGCAACGCAGGAACGGTTCACGAATTTGATCTCGCGACGGGTGACCTGACCAGCAACGGTGCGAGTGTCCCTCTTTCGTTTACGCAGGCGGTCGAGGCCAACGGAGAAAGCACGATTACCGACTTTGTCGTGTACGACTCACTGGGAACTGAAATCACCGTCAAGATGACCGCGGTGCTCGAACAGCAAAACGCGAGCAGCACGGTGTTCCGCTGGTATGTCGACAGCGACGAAGACAGCCGATCCGATACCGCCATTGCCAACGGCACGATTACCTTCGACAGCGAGGGCAACGTCATCGACGGCGGAACGAGTACGTTCGCACTCCAACGAGATGATACCGCCGCAATTAGCCCGATGCAGATTTCGGCGAACTTTGCGAATATCTCCGGCATCTCGTCCGACACGGCGGGAAGTACGCTCTCGCTCGACTCGCAGGACGGTTCCGACCCGGGAACACTGACCAATTTCGTGATCGACGAGTCGGGAACGGTCAACGGAGTGTTCGACAACGGAATTATCCGGACGCTCGGTCAAGCCGTGCTGGCCCGGTTTTCGAACCCGCAGGGATTGGTGGAAGCCGGCTCGACGAACTTCCGTGAAGGAGTCAGCTCCGGCCCGCCACAGTTGGTACAGCCCGGCGAGTTCGGTGCCGGAACAATTCGATCAGGGGCGATTGAGCTTTCCAATACCGACATCGGGCGAAACCTGGTCGACCTGATCGTCTCGTCGACGAACTACCGGGGGAACGCGCGAGTGATCAGCTCCGTACAGGAACTCGTCGACGAACTGCTCGTCCTTGGTCGATAA